One genomic region from Epinephelus moara isolate mb chromosome 8, YSFRI_EMoa_1.0, whole genome shotgun sequence encodes:
- the LOC126394805 gene encoding UDP-glucuronosyltransferase 2B15-like, whose translation MTARGVVKVLDIGTLNTDNFLEAVKAVLYEPSYREKVQELSRLHRDQPMKPLDRAMFWIQFVMRHKGAAHLKTHSYKMSWIQ comes from the coding sequence ATGACAGCGAGGGGCGTTGTCAAAGTGCTGGACATTGGCACGCTGAACACAGACAACTTCCTGGAGGCGGTGAAGGCGGTGCTTTATGAGCCGTCCTACAGGGAGAAGGTGCAGGAGCTCTCCAGGCTGCACAGAGACCAGCCCATGAAGCCTCTGGACCGAGCCATGTTCTGGATCCAGTTTGTCATGAGACACAAGGGAGCTGCTCACTTAAAGACCCACTCCTACAAGATGTCCTGGATTCAGTAG
- the LOC126394789 gene encoding zinc-binding protein A33-like isoform X3, which produces MAEKTALVESFLSCHVCSDTFRDPVSLSCNHSFCSSCLQKFWEQAKNKNCPICKRKSSKEDPDVNFTLKELADSFAGRQKAGSSETEKGEKVEVVCSKHQDETELFCEDEDRAVCPVCEFSLHHGHKVVPIEQAVSELKDQLKSDLKSLQDKRDKYKQVEETYNEVIQHSKKQLLSTERQIRAEFNKLQQFLKEEEESRLAALREEEEQKGKTISREMKMIEEQISSLSHSICAVEEELQKHKVPFLSSYKATQSRARVQCSLSDLQLVSGALIDVAKHLGNLSFRVWEKMKDKVHFSLVILDPNTACPRLCLSDDLTSVRRGDTKQQLPDNPERHTKYADVLGSEGFSSGKHSWEVEVGDHPDWDVGLAKESADRKGEISATPEDGIWCLSHDSGKYTDVVGETVTVKKSLQRIRVQLDYDRGEVSFYDPEDMTHIYTHRDTFTEKLFPLFYLGAAGDAKTADIKICHTEISL; this is translated from the exons ATGGCTGAGAAAACTGCTCTTGTTGAAAGTTTCCTGAGCTGCCATGTGTGTTCAGACACCTTCAGAGATCCTGTGTCTCTGAGCTGCAACCACAGCTTCTGTTCAAGCTGCCTGCAGAAATTCTGGGAacaagctaaaaacaaaaactgtcccATTTGTAAAAGAAAATCCTCAAAAGAAGATCCAGATGTGAACTTTACACTGAAGGAACTGGCTGACTCCTTTGCTGGGAGACAGAAAGCTGGATCATctgagacagaaaaaggagagaaggtgGAGGTGGTGTGTAGTAAACATCAAGATGAGACTGAGTTGTTCTGTGAGGATGAAGATAGAGCTGTGTGTCCTGTCTGTGAGTTTTCTCTCCACCACGGTCACAAG GTGGTTCCTATAGAACAAGCAGTCAgtgagctgaaggaccagctgAAATCTGACTTAAAGTCTCTGCAGGACAAGAGGGACAAATACAAACAAGTGGAGGAAACATACAATGAAGTGATTCAACACTCCAAGAAGCAGCTGTtgtccacagagaggcagatcAGAGCAGAGTTCAACAAGCTCCAGCAGTTcctgaaagaggaagaggagtccAGACTGGCAGCtctgagggaggaagaggagcagaaggGGAAGACTATCAGCAGAGAGATGAAGATGATTGAGGAGCAGAtctcctctctgtcacacagtATCTGTGCTGTTGAAGAAGAGCTGCAGAAACACAAGGTGCCATTCCTCAGCAGTTATAAAGCCACTCAGAGCAGAGCCAGAGTCCAGTGCTCACTGTCAGATCTACAGCTGGTCTCAGGAGCGCTGATAGATGTGGCCAAACACCTGGGCAACCTGTCCTTCAGAGTCTGGGAGAAGATGAAGGACAAGGTCCACTTCAGTCTTGTCATTCTGGACCCAAACACTGCATGCCcccgtctctgtctgtctgatgaTCTGACCAGTGTGAGACGTGGAGACACAAAGCAGCAGCTTCCTGACAATCCAGAGAGACACACTAAGTATGCAGATGTTCTGGGCTCTGAGGGCTTCAGCTCAGGGAAACACAgctgggaggtggaggtgggagaCCATCCTGACTGGGATGTAGGTTTGGCTAAAgagtcagctgacaggaagGGAGAGATATCTGCTACACCAGAAGATGGAATCTGGTGTTTATCACATGACAGTGGAAAATACACTGATGTTGTTGGTGAGACTGTCACAGTGAAGAAGAGTCTCCAGAGGATCAGAGTCCAGCTGGACTATGACAGGGGGGAGGTGTCCTTCTACGACCCTGAAGACATGACTCACATCTACACTCACAGAGACACTTTCACTGAGAAACTCTTCCCACTTTTCTATCTTGGAGCAGCTGGTGATGCTAAAACTGCTGATATCAAAATATGTCACACTGAGATTTCTCTGTGA
- the LOC126394789 gene encoding zinc-binding protein A33-like isoform X1: MAEKTALVESFLSCHVCSDTFRDPVSLSCNHSFCSSCLQKFWEQAKNKNCPICKRKSSKEDPDVNFTLKELADSFAGRQKAGSSETEKGEKKEEVVCSKHQEEPKSFCKDEDRAVCPGCEFSLHQSHKVVPIEQAVSELKDQLKSDLKSLQDKRDKYKQVEETYNEVIQHSKKQLLSTERQIRAEFNKLQQFLKEEEESRLAALREEEEQKGKTISREMKMIEEQISSLSHSICAVEEELQKHKVPFLSSYKATQSRARVQCSLSDLQLVSGALIDVAKHLGNLSFRVWEKMKDKVHFSLVILDPNTACPRLCLSDDLTSVRRGDTKQQLPDNPERHTKYADVLGSEGFSSGKHSWEVEVGDHPDWDVGLAKESADRKGEISATPEDGIWCLSHDSGKYTDVVGETVTVKKSLQRIRVQLDYDRGEVSFYDPEDMTHIYTHRDTFTEKLFPLFYLGAAGDAKTADIKICHTEISL, translated from the exons ATGGCTGAGAAAACTGCTCTTGTTGAAAGTTTCCTGAGCTGCCATGTGTGTTCAGACACCTTCAGAGATCCTGTGTCTCTGAGCTGCAACCACAGCTTCTGTTCAAGCTGCCTGCAGAAATTCTGGGAacaagctaaaaacaaaaactgtcccATTTGTAAAAGAAAATCCTCAAAAGAAGATCCAGATGTGAACTTTACACTGAAGGAACTGGCTGACTCCTTTGCTGGGAGACAGAAAGCTGGATCATctgagacagaaaaaggagagaag aaggaggaggtggtgtGTAGTAAACATCAAGAGGAGCCTAAATCATTCTGTAAGGATGAAGATAGAGCTGTGTGTCCTGGCTGTGAATTTTCTCTCCACCAGAGTCACAAGGTGGTTCCTATAGAACAAGCAGTCAgtgagctgaaggaccagctgAAATCTGACTTAAAGTCTCTGCAGGACAAGAGGGACAAATACAAACAAGTGGAGGAAACATACAATGAAGTGATTCAACACTCCAAGAAGCAGCTGTtgtccacagagaggcagatcAGAGCAGAGTTCAACAAGCTCCAGCAGTTcctgaaagaggaagaggagtccAGACTGGCAGCtctgagggaggaagaggagcagaaggGGAAGACTATCAGCAGAGAGATGAAGATGATTGAGGAGCAGAtctcctctctgtcacacagtATCTGTGCTGTTGAAGAAGAGCTGCAGAAACACAAGGTGCCATTCCTCAGCAGTTATAAAGCCACTCAGAGCAGAGCCAGAGTCCAGTGCTCACTGTCAGATCTACAGCTGGTCTCAGGAGCGCTGATAGATGTGGCCAAACACCTGGGCAACCTGTCCTTCAGAGTCTGGGAGAAGATGAAGGACAAGGTCCACTTCAGTCTTGTCATTCTGGACCCAAACACTGCATGCCcccgtctctgtctgtctgatgaTCTGACCAGTGTGAGACGTGGAGACACAAAGCAGCAGCTTCCTGACAATCCAGAGAGACACACTAAGTATGCAGATGTTCTGGGCTCTGAGGGCTTCAGCTCAGGGAAACACAgctgggaggtggaggtgggagaCCATCCTGACTGGGATGTAGGTTTGGCTAAAgagtcagctgacaggaagGGAGAGATATCTGCTACACCAGAAGATGGAATCTGGTGTTTATCACATGACAGTGGAAAATACACTGATGTTGTTGGTGAGACTGTCACAGTGAAGAAGAGTCTCCAGAGGATCAGAGTCCAGCTGGACTATGACAGGGGGGAGGTGTCCTTCTACGACCCTGAAGACATGACTCACATCTACACTCACAGAGACACTTTCACTGAGAAACTCTTCCCACTTTTCTATCTTGGAGCAGCTGGTGATGCTAAAACTGCTGATATCAAAATATGTCACACTGAGATTTCTCTGTGA
- the LOC126394789 gene encoding zinc-binding protein A33-like isoform X2, translated as MAERALVESFLSCHVCSETFRDPVSLSCNHSFCSSCLQKFWEQAKNKNCPICKTKSSKEFSNVNFALKELADSFTGRQKAGSSETEKGEKKEEVVCSKHQEEPKSFCKDEDRAVCPGCEFSLHQSHKVVPIEQAVSELKDQLKSDLKSLQDKRDKYKQVEETYNEVIQHSKKQLLSTERQIRAEFNKLQQFLKEEEESRLAALREEEEQKGKTISREMKMIEEQISSLSHSICAVEEELQKHKVPFLSSYKATQSRARVQCSLSDLQLVSGALIDVAKHLGNLSFRVWEKMKDKVHFSLVILDPNTACPRLCLSDDLTSVRRGDTKQQLPDNPERHTKYADVLGSEGFSSGKHSWEVEVGDHPDWDVGLAKESADRKGEISATPEDGIWCLSHDSGKYTDVVGETVTVKKSLQRIRVQLDYDRGEVSFYDPEDMTHIYTHRDTFTEKLFPLFYLGAAGDAKTADIKICHTEISL; from the coding sequence aTGGCTGAGAGAGCTCTTGTTGAAAGTTTCCTGAGCTGCCATGTGTGTTCAGAGACTTTCAGAGATCCTGTGTCTCTGAGCTGCAACCACAGCTTCTGTTCAAGCTGCCTGCAGAAATTCTGGGAacaagctaaaaacaaaaactgtcccATTTGTAAAACAAAGTCCTCAAAGGAATTTTCAAATGTGAACTTTGCACTTAAGGAACTGGCTGACTCCTTTACTGGGAGACAGAAAGCTGGATCATctgagacagaaaaaggagagaagaaggaggaggtggtgtGTAGTAAACATCAAGAGGAGCCTAAATCATTCTGTAAGGATGAAGATAGAGCTGTGTGTCCTGGCTGTGAATTTTCTCTCCACCAGAGTCACAAGGTGGTTCCTATAGAACAAGCAGTCAgtgagctgaaggaccagctgAAATCTGACTTAAAGTCTCTGCAGGACAAGAGGGACAAATACAAACAAGTGGAGGAAACATACAATGAAGTGATTCAACACTCCAAGAAGCAGCTGTtgtccacagagaggcagatcAGAGCAGAGTTCAACAAGCTCCAGCAGTTcctgaaagaggaagaggagtccAGACTGGCAGCtctgagggaggaagaggagcagaaggGGAAGACTATCAGCAGAGAGATGAAGATGATTGAGGAGCAGAtctcctctctgtcacacagtATCTGTGCTGTTGAAGAAGAGCTGCAGAAACACAAGGTGCCATTCCTCAGCAGTTATAAAGCCACTCAGAGCAGAGCCAGAGTCCAGTGCTCACTGTCAGATCTACAGCTGGTCTCAGGAGCGCTGATAGATGTGGCCAAACACCTGGGCAACCTGTCCTTCAGAGTCTGGGAGAAGATGAAGGACAAGGTCCACTTCAGTCTTGTCATTCTGGACCCAAACACTGCATGCCcccgtctctgtctgtctgatgaTCTGACCAGTGTGAGACGTGGAGACACAAAGCAGCAGCTTCCTGACAATCCAGAGAGACACACTAAGTATGCAGATGTTCTGGGCTCTGAGGGCTTCAGCTCAGGGAAACACAgctgggaggtggaggtgggagaCCATCCTGACTGGGATGTAGGTTTGGCTAAAgagtcagctgacaggaagGGAGAGATATCTGCTACACCAGAAGATGGAATCTGGTGTTTATCACATGACAGTGGAAAATACACTGATGTTGTTGGTGAGACTGTCACAGTGAAGAAGAGTCTCCAGAGGATCAGAGTCCAGCTGGACTATGACAGGGGGGAGGTGTCCTTCTACGACCCTGAAGACATGACTCACATCTACACTCACAGAGACACTTTCACTGAGAAACTCTTCCCACTTTTCTATCTTGGAGCAGCTGGTGATGCTAAAACTGCTGATATCAAAATATGTCACACTGAGATTTCTCTGTGA
- the LOC126394806 gene encoding UDP-glucuronosyltransferase 2A2-like, with product MTQLRLVTLAALLCSLPSADGGKVLVFPVDGSHWVNMKVLIQELHSRGHNITVIRSKTSWYITAESHYYQSVTLDISIGFDEKNMTQLATKMVQLRRDFHNSTAAFFKAGEEFLTVMHHTHKSVVDKMQEIFEDAEVMEFFQEAKYDVVLTDPCFGGGVLLAHRLGLPLVFNVRWTIIADGHYTVAPSPLSYVPIPGAEVTDKMTFWQKLKNILYALIVLNNQLIIQEPLYTTFVHRHFGSDVQYNDLVQAADIWLMRTDFTFEFPRPTMPNVVYMGGFQCKPSKPLPQHLEDFDFVQSSAEHGVIIMSLGTLVGTLPEDIAEHVAAAFAQLPQKVIWRHTGKRPSTLGNNTLLMDWLPQNDLLGHPKTRVFVAHGGTNGLQEAIFHGVPIVGLPLMFDQDDNLFRMTARGVAKVLDIGTLNTDNFLEAVKAVLYEPSYREKMQELSRLHRDQPMKPLDRAMFWIQFVMRHKGAAHLKTHSYKMSWIQYHSIDVIALLLVSVMMMSLICILTVKCLCCKVFNGRKEKLD from the exons ATGACCCAGTTGAGACTGGTGACACTGGCAGCACTGCTCTGCTCTCTTCCCAGTGCTGATGGAGGGAAAGTCCTCGTCTTCCCTGTGGATGGAAGCCACTGGGTCAACATGAAGGTCCTCATCCAAGAGCTCCACTCCAGAGGTCACAACATCACAGTGATCCGGTCCAAAACCAGCTGGTACATCACAGCAGAGTCTCATTACTACCAGTCAGTCACCCTCGATATCAGTATTGGATTTGACGAGAAAAACATGACTCAGTTAGCAACAAAAATGGTGCAGCTCCGGCGTGACTTCCATAATTCAACTGCAGCTTTTTTTAAAGCAGGAGAGGAGTTTTTGACAGTGATGCATCATACTCACAAATCTGTGGTTGATAAAATGCAAGAGATATTTGAGGATGCTGAAGTGATGGAGTTCTTCCAAGAGGCCAAGTACGATGTTGTTCTGACTGACCCCTGCTTCGGTGGAGGGGTTCTTCTGGCTCATCGGTTGGGTCTGCCTCTGGTCTTCAATGTACGATGGACAATCATTGCTGACGGACATTACACAGTTGCCCCCTCACCACTCTCATATGTTCCCATACCAGGTGCTGAAGTGACCGATAAGATGACTTTTTGGCAAaagttgaaaaatattttgtatgCCTTAATAGTGCTTAATAACCAGCTGATAATCCAAGAGCCCCTCTACACAACGTTTGTCCACCGTCACTTTGGTTCTGACGTCCAGTATAATGACCTTGTTCAGGCAGCAGATATTTGGTTGATGAGAACTGACTTTACCTTTGAGTTCCCTCGTCCCACCATGCCCAATGTTGTCTACATGGGCGGGTTTCAGTGCAAACCCTCTAAACCACTTCCACAACATCTGGAGGACTTT GACTTTGTCCAGAGCTCTGCAGAGCATGGAGTCATTATTATGAGCTTGGGGACCTTGGTGGGGACTCTTCCTGAGGATATAGCAGAACATGTGGCTGCTGCTTTTGCTCAGTTACCTCAGAAGGTCATTTGGAGACATACTGGGAAGAGACCGTCCACCCTGGGCAACAACACCTTGCTGATGGACTGGCTGCCCCAAAATGACCTCTTAGGACACCCAAAGACCAGAGTGTTTGTGGCCCACGGAGGCACCAATGGACTTCAAGAGGCCATCTTCCATGGAGTTCCCATCGTCGGCCTCCCTCTGATGTTTGACCAGGATGATAACCTGTTCAGGATGACAGCGAGGGGCGTTGCCAAAGTGCTGGACATTGGCACGCTGAACACAGACAACTTCCTGGAGGCGGTGAAGGCGGTGCTTTATGAGCCGTCCTACAGGGAGAAGATGCAGGAGCTCTCCAGGCTGCACAGAGACCAGCCCATGAAGCCTCTGGACCGAGCCATGTTCTGGATCCAGTTTGTCATGAGACACAAGGGAGCTGCTCACTTAAAGACCCACTCCTACAAGATGTCCTGGATTCAGTACCACTCCATTGATGTGATCGCACTGTTGCTAGTGTCggtcatgatgatgtcactgatttgtattttaacagtgaaatgtttgtgttgtaaaGTGTTTAAtgggaggaaagaaaaactgGACTAA